From Coleofasciculus sp. FACHB-T130:
TCCGGCTTGCCCTGCCCTGGCTTGCCCTGCCCTGGCTTAGGCGGCGTCGTTGTCTTGCCACCCGCCACTTTTTGTGCCAGCTTGTCTAGTGCCTGTTTGCCCTCTATCCCAATCGGATCTTGAGGGTTTAATTTCAAAGCTTGGGTGATATGTACCTTCGCCATTGTCACCTTAGGCGGAGTTTGCTTCAAATAAACCATCCCTAATAAGCTATGGCAACGGCTATTGTTCGGCTCCATTTTCAGGGCTTCCCGCAACTCTATCTCCGCCTTCGCAAACTGGTTCTTCGTTATCAACTCATCAGCACGACGGAAATAGGGTTCCGCCACTGATGATGGTGTTGGTGTTGGTGGCGGTGGGGGCGGCGCTGGGGGCGGCGATGCATTTCCGCCAGCAGCCCCCGTGACAGGACGTTTATCTGACATCATCGGCGTTGCTACCCCAGAACCCCCCTTCCGCCTCAGATAAACCATATTCAGTTCGCTGATTTGAGCCGTCACTTCTAGGACTTGGCTCAAAGATTCATATTGCGTTTGTGCTAGCTTTTGCAGTGCCGTTTTATAGGAATGCTCTAAATCGCCCCCCGCCTGAGCTAACTGTTTCGCGGTTTCACCTTGGGGTTGAGCGTTCGCCCCTTCCCCAGCCAAGCGCTTACCCATTCGCCCGACCATAACGACGTATTCTGCCCGCGTGCGATCCTGAGACAGTTGCTCGTAGGCAGGATTTACCAATTTTGACAACATCTGGCTGGCACGCTGTTTTTCTGCTTCGTTTTCAGCCTTGCAACTATCCGGATGCAATCTCCGGGCAATTTTGAGATACCGTTTGCGGATGTCATTGACGCCTGCATCTACTGGCACCCCTAAAATTGCGTGGTGGTCTGTGAAATCAAACTTGAACAGTCCACGGTCGATCCGAAATGACATAGCCCGCTGTCCCACCGTCAGAGCCGAATATTCTTTCTAATATACTTCCCTTGCGAAACCTATGTGTGACCTTGCTTACAGAGAAGCCTGATTTTTAGCACTTTGCCATCTACTTATTGCCATCTACTTAGAGGTGTAATTTGCAACAGTTCTTGACTGAGCTGTGGGTGTAGATAACCATTTGTTGCCAAAATCCGACCGGAATGAATCGCTAAAGGACTCCCATCGTAGGAGCTGACTTTGCCCCCGGCTTCCTCCACGATTACCACTCCGGCTGCCAGATCCCAAGGCTGTAAACCCCTTTCCCAGTAGCCATCCAGGCGTCCGCAGGCAACATGAACGAGATCGATGGATGCGGAACCGCTGCGCCTGACACCCTGAGTGAGATGCGTAAGGTGACAAAATTCAGCGTAGTTATTGTCTGCTGTTTCGCGTCGATCGTAAGCAAAGCCGGTGACAAGCAAGCTTTTGCTCAACTCGGCTGTTTTGGAAACTCGGATGCTCCTCCGGTTGCAAGTGGCTCCTAAGCCTTTGGCAGCGCGATACAACTCCTGATGAAATGGATCGTAAACGACACCGACTTGGGGAACTCCGTCAATCAGTAACCCGATTGAGGCGGAGAAAAAGGGATACTGATGAGCATAATTTGTGGTGCCATCTAGGGGATCGATTGCCCAGAGGTATTCGCTTTTTGTATCTCCCAGTTGCCCGGATTCTTCTGCCAGGATTTGATGGTGGGGAAAATGGCGATTGATGACTGAAAGAATGGTGGCTTCGGCGGCTTTATCTGCTTCGGTTACGAGGTCGCCTGGACGTCCTTTTTCTTCAACGGCTTCTAATTTGCCCCAGTAGCTTTGCAAGACGGCACCAGCAGCTAGCGCCGCCTCGGTGGCAATATCTAGAAAAATTTGCAGTTGGTCAGGGGTATGGTGTGTCATATTTGTGGCTAATAGCTAATGGCATTGAACAATGAATAATTAGCCATTCGCAATGAGCCGTTAGCGATTTTGACGCCGAAACTCTGCTGGAGTCCAGCGCATGGGTTTTTCTGGGTTCCAAATGCCCTTGCCCATAATTCGAGCATATTCTTGAGCGGTGGTGAGCCGTTGGTCATATTTGTTGTTGAGCGATCGCGGTACAAACACATACCCTTCTACCACCATCTGCTCGTTCAGCAATACCCCATCTTTCCACACATAAGCTAACCGGCGCTCAAACTGGTCTTTGCTCGATCCATCCGACTCTAACAAAACGGATTGTCCGCCAATCAACTGCTTGAGCCGCTCTTGAGCCGCCGATCCCCAAGGCTGCTGTTTCATGTCGGGTGCCTCGATTCCCAGCAGCCGCACTCGCTCTACCAAAGCGGATTGCTTGCTG
This genomic window contains:
- a CDS encoding J domain-containing protein, producing MSFRIDRGLFKFDFTDHHAILGVPVDAGVNDIRKRYLKIARRLHPDSCKAENEAEKQRASQMLSKLVNPAYEQLSQDRTRAEYVVMVGRMGKRLAGEGANAQPQGETAKQLAQAGGDLEHSYKTALQKLAQTQYESLSQVLEVTAQISELNMVYLRRKGGSGVATPMMSDKRPVTGAAGGNASPPPAPPPPPPTPTPSSVAEPYFRRADELITKNQFAKAEIELREALKMEPNNSRCHSLLGMVYLKQTPPKVTMAKVHITQALKLNPQDPIGIEGKQALDKLAQKVAGGKTTTPPKPGQGKPGQGKPEDKSGGGLFGMFGKKK
- a CDS encoding inositol monophosphatase family protein — protein: MTHHTPDQLQIFLDIATEAALAAGAVLQSYWGKLEAVEEKGRPGDLVTEADKAAEATILSVINRHFPHHQILAEESGQLGDTKSEYLWAIDPLDGTTNYAHQYPFFSASIGLLIDGVPQVGVVYDPFHQELYRAAKGLGATCNRRSIRVSKTAELSKSLLVTGFAYDRRETADNNYAEFCHLTHLTQGVRRSGSASIDLVHVACGRLDGYWERGLQPWDLAAGVVIVEEAGGKVSSYDGSPLAIHSGRILATNGYLHPQLSQELLQITPLSRWQ
- a CDS encoding thermonuclease family protein, producing the protein MKFTNSSSVAILARAKSVSVYRWMKNNQRRSRKTKRQKNFLFCLLAFGFWFFLVGCQAKEVPTGVTVKVERVVTGQTLEVLDTSKQSALVERVRLLGIEAPDMKQQPWGSAAQERLKQLIGGQSVLLESDGSSKDQFERRLAYVWKDGVLLNEQMVVEGYVFVPRSLNNKYDQRLTTAQEYARIMGKGIWNPEKPMRWTPAEFRRQNR